GAAATATCTCACCTAAATTTTGAGGACTCGGAAGGGGTacttgaaagatttaaaaatctacttttttttttttaaagtttttccacCTCCCACACCAAACAAACTCACGGttatgttaataaaatttttcttttttttttttgagggggtgtCTTAGCTTCATCTGGACCCTTCTCTGTAACTATCTGTTGTGTAATTACTCTTCTTGCTTTCATAATTACTTTTTCTAAACTCTTCACCGTTTACCATCCCCTTATTGTTactatttcatatttattcttaATCCCAGGGTTTATGACTTAATGGTTTTGGTGGCTTTTCAGCCAAAATTCAGGGTATGAAGAATGCTGTCCCCAAGAATGACAAAAAGAGGAGGAAGCAACTTACTGAAGATGTTGCTAAGTTAGAAGCAGAAATGGAACAGAAACATAAAGAGGAGCTGGAGCATTTGAAGCAGACTTCTAAGGAGAGTAAAGTAGGTGAAGTAATGTTTCTCTTTGTCTACCTTTGAAAGCAACTGCCACTTCTACTACACtgtttattatataaaatcataaaatcgGAGGGAAAGAAGTCACTTAGTCACGCTCATGCCATCACCTTTCATTGATATTTTTCCAACCAGGTTTACATGGTAGTGTGTTTTTTAAGGAAGGCCAGCAAAGAAAACTATTGCCCCAAAGATGAACAGATTGATAAAATGGACTAAAGGAAGCTTTACCAAATGAAAGTTGGAAGACCAGTCTCCTAGTCTCAGAATTGCCATTAAATAGGATTGTAACCTGGGCAAATTTACTTAATCTTCTTGAGCATAAGTTCTtcacatatcatatgataccaaTAGTACTGCTGTTTAAgcacaagattttttttaagaaatggggTAACAAATGtgaaatcattttttaagttaaaagtgCTTTATGAACAAGTTGTAAAAGATGAAATTTACTGATGTTTCTTGGGTAAATTGTAGCATGTTAACTGTCATCattttagctaatatttatttcatcattgTAGCCATACACAATGTGTTGTATGCCACACACTTTGtttaatatattacattaattttctcataattctCATAATAACACACTATAAAGTATTACCTCTGAAGTAAGTGTAGATAATCCCATTTTTCAAAtgggaaacagactcagagagattTAAAACTTTGTTCTAAATTTATAACAGCCATTGAGTACCAAAGCCTGAATTCAAAATGAGAGCTGTCTTACTCCAGAATGTGAATACTGAACTCTGTTATAATTTTATCTAGAGTGGTAGCTTATTACATGGGTTTTAGATACCAAAGATCACAGACTCCATAACCTCATTCTCATTATTGATAGTTAGAAAGTTCTTATGTCTATGCAAAATTTTATCtaccataaataaattttattttatttggttcatTTTTGGTCTGCTGTTGACAGGGAAAACAGCTTGTCTGTACTGATTTACAGTTATTgtattaaacatagttttattttctttaactttttgtcAAGAGCCTGGCTTTCCGTGCCTTTTATTTCCAAGTAACAAGGCATGATGCTCTAGGTGTTTGTGTTGTTACAATCATGGTATTCCTAATTGTCTCCCTATCTTTTCTATTAGTGAGATTTGTTTGCTCTCTCAGGCCTTTCAATTTTGAGATTTCTTTCCTAGTTTTCCAAGGACAAAAATGTTTAATTGTTAAGCTACATATTGTCCAACTGTTAAAATACAAACtctcattttactttatcttttttttcttaaactgaagcctgttttctttctgaatgTCACCTGAATTCTTTTGTCactgctttctccttttttttctagaTGCTTTTTTGTATCTTGCCTGTTGTCAGTATGGCAGTTTGTAAAATTAGCACATTCCTCTGAAAAATATAAGAATCCTAATTTCACTAAAGTTGATAACTGCTCTTTGAAGTCTTAAtctgattttgatattttaatcatTTGGTCCATAGCCTTAGGGACTGCTGACTCTGGTATTAGAGGCCTTGATATGTTTCATGTATGTGTCATACTAAAAACTAGCTTAACTTATACTTGTGGTAATAAACTACTAGCTACTAATCCTGATAGTTTTAAGTCTAGCAGTTTATTCTTTAGCAAACACATAACAGCCATTTGTTGATTAAGATTAGTTGTAATATCCTAACAATAATTATAGATTAAATTTTCTACCTAAAAGTTTTTCAGTTTGTAGATGGGAAAGGATAGAAAAATCTCAACTTCCTACCAGGGTCAAGAAGCAGTGCTCATCAGGTTCTGGCTAATTAAGATACAGAAAGGCCTTTGCCACCACATTTGAGGTTATGAAAGTAGTAATGACAGAACCTTACATATTCTATAAGtataacatttagagaagggaaGGGTGGAATGCTGAATGAGTTGTGGCCCTTATAGGAAGTATTTAGATGAATGGAGTAGGCATTctaagaaggaaggaaaccatGCAGGAATGAGCATTGTCTCTGAAGAGCTATAAGGAAAGTTCTTGGGAATCTGACAGTTCTCCCTTAAATACAGAGAAAGTAGACAGAACCATGTCTCATTTAGTATTGTGCTGTATCTAGTGCTGTTATTCAAATTTGAATTGTGGGATGACACATATTTGTGACTTttgataataatttaataatctaATACTTTGAATAATAACTTAAAGGTATTTTTCATTAACTTGttaatgttttttgtttcccTCAGATAGATTCTGTTGCTGTCAATATTTCAAACTTGGTTCTTGAGAGTCAGCCGTTTCGGATATCAAAAGCACAAAAGAGACGGGTATGAAAGTCACCTAGTATTTGTTAGTGCTGTGTGTGTAATACTATCTTAGGTGTTGTATTGGaagtgaatagaaaaaaaatggagttcCTTGCCAGAGGACatgaactaatatttattaggCTTTAGATTATATGAAATCTCATTTAGTCCCGACAGTAATCCTGTGAAGTAGGatttcttatccccattttatagagaagaaaatagcCCTGAAGCAGTATAAAATAACATGTCCAGTTTGCAGTTCTCATAGGAGAGTGGGGCTAGGAAAGGGGAGGTGCAAaggataaatttttgtttttgtttttgcggtacgcgggcctctcactgttgtggcgtctcccgttgtggagcacagcctctggatgcgcaggctcagcggccatggctcacaggcccagccgctccgcggcatgtggggtcttcacggaccggggcacgaacccctgtcccctgcatcagcaggcagactctcaaccactgcgccaccagggaagcccacaaaggatattttttacaaatatgtTATTCCAGACTTAATTCAGAATTTGAAGAGTGTGagcccaggtgatactgatgtaTAGCTTTGGTTAAAAACTATGGTATTAAGTGGTAAAATAAGAATTTGAATCTAGAAGTTAAGcaagatataaaaatatcagaATTATGTAGTTATATATGTATTGGTTAGTTGTGATGaaaattcagagaaggaaaaattcaTTGTACTAAGTGTTACATAGTTGGTATTTAAGGAAATATAGTTATTTAGTTAGGATATTTAAAGTCAGTGAAACAGcatgcacaaaaacaaatatgggAATGAAATTTTGCCTCACCAAAGATCTGTAAGGAAACTGATTTATTGGACGTAATAAGTTTATGATATCAAAATTATGGGCGTGAGATTAGATAGGTAAGggcttttgaaaaagaacaagggGTTTAAATCCAATCTTTCTTTCccaaatattgttttattaacACTTGATGTTTTCTaggatttaaatgtttaaatgagcTTTGCGTCTTATAATTTAGTACATAATTTAATAGAGCATGGAATTTGGTGTCAGTCAGATGGAGGTTTTaatcccattgtggtggctttggGTAAGATTCTTAACCTTTTTAAGCTTCAGTTTCACATGtatagaatgggggaaaataatacctacttcatagagttattgtgaatattaaataatttactgTTTCCAAAGCCCTAAAACAACATTTTTACTATGATTTGGGTCAACAAGTGATAGTATTGTTCACTGTGTTAAATACTGCATAGTACACCTCTTAAGAAATTCAACCTAagacaagtttttttgtttgtttgcttgaaaGTTGCTTAAGTTGCACCTTGTCAAACATTTCTCATACTATTGTAAAATTTTGTTCTTGAGTAATTATTATAACTGTGAATTTCATAGACTGATGAAATTTAGGTTTCATGGTATTTTGGAGGTTATTTAGTTCACCACCTCTATACTTATGGTATGTATTCTGTTATAGCCTTATTATTGTCATCTATTTTCTATAGATCAAAAGTGAAGGGCAGAAGTTTTGCTTGGcagaaacataacaaaatatttgTTGGAGTTGCCTCTACCTAGTAATTGCTATATCTTAGAGTAGCAACTATTTAATTCTGGCAAACATGACACAACTCTTTCCTGTCTTTATCAACACTTGTTCACCCTACCTGGTCCCTTAGGCAACAAAACAAACTAATTCCCTTACGTTTCTCAaacattttcttacttttctcctAAAATATTGTATAGCTGAAATGCGTACCTTTTCCAGCTATACTCTCAAAAAATGTAGTATCTTTTATAGTCAGCTGCTTGGCAACACTTCTCTGCTGAGTCAACACTTGGCAGAGAAAACACCCTATAAGTAATGGCCAAAGTTTCTTATTGCTTTGTTATATTAATAGGATTTGGGGACAGAAAACACTGAAAGTTTATAGtgtttaagaaaatggaaactgaaGACAGGGTAGATAATTGGGTATTAGACTTATGCCAAACCACTTTTATTTTCCCCCAGAGGCACCAAGGAATGAAAAGTCAGCTAACTAATGATGTCATCTATGGGAGAGATACAACTCTCTGGTAGAAAAACATGACAAAATGTTATGAAGGTTTATTATTGGAATATTGTAGAGCAAATCCCGTATTTTCAATCTAGAAAAGCATAGGGagtattttatttacttccaAGAACTTCAGTGAAAACTTATTGGTATGGTGGAAAGAGCCCAAAGTAGAACTTAGAAGAACTGGGGtccaaaaataagaaatttgagAGCTGGAATGAGATCTagttcaatttattttataaatgagaaagctgaggcccaggTTGTCTCAGTGGCATGCTGAAAGTTTAATACAACCCCTGCACTAGTACCCAGCTCTTAAGATTTCTCTTCAGAGTTGTTTTTGCTGTATTACTATACTATTACCACATGGCTCTAGTTTTACTGAcaatatatttatgatttatgtGCTATTTTCATCATACATACATTTTCACTAGAATTTATTGGTGCCATTCTACCTCCAGGACTAGGGTTGTAGAAAGGAAAGTGCCTCATGCCACTGGAAAACTCTGCATGGTTGGGAAAACAATGCAATATGTTTCCCACCTAGTGCCCTGAAAAGGAAATACAATTGCTTTGTAATATTGAAGCAGAGcatgagggaaaaaatgaaatgattggATTAGTATTTTAGAGGCTTAAATTAAGGTTTTACAGATAGTATAAAGTTCCACTCTTCCAGGAACTAGTACCTGACGTCATTAACTCCAGCTCCCATCTACTCCAACTTTTATTCTGATTCAGGTGCCTGGATAGAAGGAGCTCTCTGTGTTGTCCTTGGTCCCTGCTCTGCTTCTAACCAGCTGTATGGCCTTTGGAAATCTTTCTACGTGCTGTTTCctcagaagaggaaaatgagggGTTTTGGATTAGATGATATTCAAGGTGCttatccttcctctcccctctgaaaatgttttttatagtcttttaaaaagtaatagtgCCATCTTGTGTTTTAAGATTTTATGCCACTGTGATCCACAGTTGTAGGTATGCAGTGAAATAAATTGTTTCATGGTATTTCTGGCATGGTTGGAGTtgggaagaaaaagcaaataGGTTTATGTTTTATTAAGAAGATAATACTGCTTTTGATTCAGGTAACTTAGAAATCACTTTAGGTTTATCTGGGACAGCACATAACAGGCATGTAGTAGAAGCAGGTGGCATTAAGTGAAATTGAAAATTGCCTTTCCATTCACATCTTCTGTCGTAAGGAAAGGTTAGATTggggaaataaaaatctttaccttttccttctttttcttggcttATCTAAATGCTTCACTATAGTTTGCTACCAATATCAAGATTTATATTGATAGAATGTAGTTTAacaatttttattctcttaaattgAAAAGCACTTGCTCCCAGTATACAAGTAAAACATACCATAGAGAGTTAGAAAgatgttcacacacacaaacatgcaggcacacacacaaagcaaaataaacttattttgtaATCCTGCCATCCAGAGAAAAGCACTGTAAATATTTTGTGTATCTCCTTCTAgtgttgttttttaaactatgtaTGCATAGACTTAATATATATTAACTGTATACCATCGTTTTGGCCCCCCAACCTCATCTTTTGACACTTTTATCTGGTACTCTAGCTATATGAACCGTGTTCAGCTATGAAACATATAGTGCTTTCTGTCTTTTGATCCTTGCTATTCCAAGTGTCaagagttttttctcttttttcccaacCTTCCCACTCTACTTCTTATCCACCCTTCATGTCACAAATCTCTCATTACCCTCTCCCCATCCCATTATAACATTTGAATAAGGAAAGCAAGCTGCAGAGTGTAATGTATGATAGGACTTTtgttaaaatactgttttctgtacATTTTCTATGAGTACatctgtatttattaaaatacatagaaaaaaaatctagaaggatACACATCAGACCTCTAGAGCAGGCACTGGGATTGGCAGGGGAACTTTAGATTATCTATAATATTCTAACTTTTTTATagagaagaatatttttatgttactttagttaaatgtgtgtgtgtttgtatgtacacattttttttttttaaagctggatATATAGAGCTCCTATACCCTTCTAAAGACCTTAGCCATCTAATGCCTCGCTGGTGAGCTGGTGATTTAGCACATTAAGACCTCACTGGTGGAGTGATAAGTTAAAAAGTTTGGATTAGCTTGGACTTAAGTATGACAATGATGTTGCTTTAAGGCCTAGGACAACTCAGTCCTAAGATAGTACTTTGAAATCGGTAAGTAAAGTTTGTAGATACTTggcatgtagtttttttttttaaagaagatgttgggggtaggagtttattaattaattaatttatttttgctgtgttgggtcttcgtttctgtgcgagggctatctctagttgtggcaagcgggggccgctcttcatcgcggtgcgcgggcctctcactatcgcggcctctcttgttgtgtagcacaggctcagtagttgtggctcacgggcctagttgctctgcggcatgtgggatcctcccagaccagggctcgaacccgtgtcccctgcattagcaggcagattctcaaccactgcgccaccagagaagtccggCATGTAGTTTTTAAATAGActtcaaagaaaaatttgagGGCTTTCTTTTGTCCTAGTACAGAGCTAGGTGCTGTACACACAGATGAGAAATAACATTTGCCTTTAAAGGAGTTCACAATATAGAAAATTCTACAAGTGATGAGATCATCAATATGATAATGCTTGTGGGAGATGGGAGAAAAATGTTTCtgagaattttatatttcatccccataataaatgtaaattagtCCTAATTATTAGGAATTAACCTTCCTACACTGTCCTCTTCATAGGACAAAAAAGCTGCACTGGAAAAGGAGCGGGAAGAAAGGATAGCTGAAGCTGAAATTGAAAACTTAACTGGAGCTAGACATGTAGAAAGTGAAAAACTTGCTCAAATATTGGCAGCTAGACAGTTGGAAATTAAACAGATTCCATCTGATGGCCACTGTATGTATAGAGCCATTGAAGATCAACTGAAAGAACAGGACTGCAGTCTGACTGTGGCTGCCTTAAGATGTCAGACTGCTGACTATATGCAAAGCCACGTGGAAGACTTTCTGCCATTTTTAACAAATCCTAATACAGGAGATATGTATACTTcaggtaatttatttttctttactatgtCTTGTTGTGGTTGTGGTGGTTGTTAAATAAAGTGCTTCCTGGaactgataataaaaataacctgAATGGTccttatgggggaaaaaaatctcaacatttaggcaaaattattttctataactTTAATAGATACTAGCACATTTTGgtttattaagattttttaagTACTTAACTATTTTGtagttaaaatatattaatcttttatctAAGATAGGAATAGGattcattattactatttttaaaagtgtgttaaTAAGTTCTATTTCACAAAGTTAAGCTTTGACTAGTCTCTGGAAGTATAGGGCCTGAAGACCACCAGTATAGAATGATTAGGAAAACTAATTCCTCCTTTTATCCTGTAGTTTGggagatttaattttattctcaatAAGCTATAATATTCAGGCAAAATTTGACTttgcaaaaccaaaaacagatgAGTTAATAACCTGCCTTATTATTCTCTATAATACCTTTGATAGTTGGGAAGGTAAAACAATGTACAACGAGCAAATAAAGGAGAGAGCAagtgaaaatctgaaaaagtTTCTTAAAGAGAAAGGGGAGTAAGGGAGAAAGTTAGTCCTTGAGATAAGACAGCAGGTGTGTCAGTATCTACTGGGAGCAATACAGGATGTattgaagagggaggggatggttAAGGGTGACTTGTTTAATGGAGTCCCCAACTGCTAGTTGTAGGGCAGTGGAGAGGAGGTGGCAACTCAGCATGGTGaatcagagaaaaagacaaaagacttAATTACCTTCATTCCTTTAGACTTTAgacaatatttattgaaggccACAGTGTGGCAAGAACTACTgtaggcactgttctgagcactggATATGAGACAGTGAATGAGACAGATACACGGGACATATTTTCTCCTAGATGCCCATaattctttcccctttctctaaACAGGAAGTTAGAGGTGTTAGTTTCCCATGTTAACTTTCTGTATAAAAGTGTGTATGCTCAAGATATGCCATTAAACTCTGCAGTTAGGTCTTTTATGTCCTCTCAGGACTGATCTAGGAAGACCCTTCTTTGGCTAGAACTGATACTGATAACAAATAAAGTAGACGTTTCCAAAATACGTGAAGGCACTATTTGATGCTATCACTGGGAAAGGAGTTTCAACTCATTTTACTTTTACTCTGATTCTCTTCTCACATTTCTTACAGTGTCTTATAGTGAACCTGATATTATAAAGGATGCATTTTTTAGTCTTTCAACATATTCCTTCAGATGCAGATTTGgactttaaaatgtgaatatggTGGCAATCTTGGGGTCATTGCTTGGGTCAAGAGAGAGGCAGGCTTATAATGTAGTTGAGGTCGCTGGGCCTTAGGCtgagggagagaagcagagatgaaTTGCTTTGCTCTTCGATGGAAAGTTTGAGTGAATTAAATTCGGATTgggaaatggattaaattctgGAGAATATAGGTAGAGAAGGAGGAAGTTCATAACTTGGACAGTTTCATCAGAAATTGTGGGAGGTATAAAAGGGACTAACATGAGTTCTAAAAATTATTAAGTGCTATATTCTGATCTATTTTCTACAGAAGAGTTTGGAAAATACTGTGATGATATCATAAACACCGCTTCATGGGGAGGTCAGCTTGAGGTAAGTTTGTTATTATTCATAGTGgcattgttaaattattttaaaaaatcccttctGTAGTTTTCAGACATATTTCTCAGATGATCCAAATTTCCCTTTCAAGGttccttttctttatatatttgctgTTTCTCTACTGAAGCATTGAAAAAGGGAGTTaatattcttaggcctttaatttAAGTATGTACCTTTGGGAACTGAAGcactatttcattttaaatagccCAGTGTTTGATCATTGTGTTGGTGAGGCTAGTGTTGCATCTGCGTATTTCCATTTGTGATATTGCTACTGGCCATATATTTGAATTTATGGACATATGAAAGTGAAGATTTTACTCAAGTACAGTAAAATTTACCCAAGTGGCTCAACTGATGAAAATCACTATTGGAAAAGTAACATCTCTTacatcagaaatagaaaacaatattttaatgtgAGAATACACGTCAAATCCTCCCACAATACATCAATTACAATTGTGTCTTGAGTTCCTAGTCGATACTGACTGACTTGAAAGCAGTATTTGATGCATTAAAATTCACTTGtaagaaaacaatatatttagTCACTTGTAGGGAGTTAATCACgattttttttaagctctaaTTATTTATCTTACTGTTAACTTTGTTtcattaaagcaaaataaaacacctAAGTGGTCCAAGTGGTGATGAGATAGCCTGGGGTATTAGAAGTCAGGGAGTAAGGGGGAAAGACTTGGGGCtaggttgtgggtttttttttttttttttttcctgtggtacgcgggcctctcactgttgtggcctctcccgttgcggagcacaggctccggacgcgcaggctcagcggccatggctcatgggcctatccgctccgcggcatgtgggatcttcccggaccgggacacgaacccgtgtcccctgcatcggcaggcagactcttaaccactgcgccaccagcgaagccctaggTCGTGGTTTTTCCTTGCGCTTCTCAGTTTTGTGACTTTGGGGGAGTCAGCCAACCTCCTGAGCTCCATTTTCCTTAttgaatggggataataaaacccCTATGTGTATATGGTAGGCCATTTGTGGATATTAAATAAGGCAAAGAGTATATGCATAGAAGTTTGTAAGCTAAAGTGCCAGATAGATGAATCTAGcagtataattaatattattgtgTAATTATGATTAGTCATCTTAAATAGTTTGTGGCTCTGACTATTTCACTTCAAGAACTATGTTGTTTGGAGATATGACATAATTGCTTCTTCAAAGTCTTTTTCTTAGCAGTGCTATATTTGTACCTCTTCTGAGCCACCAGAGGGAACTGTGTCCACTTGTTTTGTATGCCTCTCCTGGGTCTCTGAAACTCGAGAAGGTTACCTTTGTGACTACATTAGGAGTAATTAAAGATGCTTGAACTTTTTAATAAGAATCTCAAATTAATTTGAGTTCTAGAGACCTAAgtgactctttttaaattgagaaaaaccttttaaaacatcttttgaaGGACATTTTCTC
The sequence above is a segment of the Globicephala melas chromosome 17, mGloMel1.2, whole genome shotgun sequence genome. Coding sequences within it:
- the OTUD6B gene encoding deubiquitinase OTUD6B: MEAVLTEELDEEEQLVRRHRKEKKDLQAKIQGMKNAVPKNDKKRRKQLTEDVAKLEAEMEQKHKEELEHLKQTSKESKIDSVAVNISNLVLESQPFRISKAQKRRDKKAALEKEREERIAEAEIENLTGARHVESEKLAQILAARQLEIKQIPSDGHCMYRAIEDQLKEQDCSLTVAALRCQTADYMQSHVEDFLPFLTNPNTGDMYTSEEFGKYCDDIINTASWGGQLELRALSHILRTPIEIIQADSPPLVVGEEYPKNPLILVYMRHAYGLGEHYNSVKRLVNTASENCS